The proteins below are encoded in one region of Brachionichthys hirsutus isolate HB-005 chromosome 12, CSIRO-AGI_Bhir_v1, whole genome shotgun sequence:
- the fhip1b gene encoding FHF complex subunit HOOK-interacting protein 1B, whose product MSWLSRLNPRGTGSRSGHSAAPSSPCTADPETCLMVFKNHWRQLSWVLEQQEPSSSSDDLAAVRNHTDQMLCLLAEERPAENSGSTAVPPMGPILELVVTKDVLECLVQWHLRRGLDPDSQGALLKLFEMLIGQSQQHLLQYAAVLHPLLRLLGACADPELGCPSALENSLVLLLNQVCVSMARQPVVLEMLFQVALAQQGSTNLLIFSLLVPFIHRDGAIGQQARDALLLVMAASASHEAVARYIAENSYFCPVLATGLSALYSSLPRKIEVRGDDWHALRREDWMVVSSLVLFMNSLEFCNAVVQVAHPLVRSQLLDYLHNGFLVPVMGPALHKSSVDEMIASTAYLDLFLRSVSETSLLKTFLRFILLHRHDNDTILDTLLTRISSNSRLCMVSLSLFRTLLSLNCEDIMLQLIVRYLLPCTHVMLSQRRAIRETDMYGKSADKFLSLIPQCCQLNASASADRDEDGVFWGKVLNSTSMESPAPARPSTPPRLAFFIRQQSSGGGLGGGSSAPTSLEQLQSHPPSPDSPMHQHQTPTEYLNWDSGYLEYLKDARRGIELCSWACRDWSAPYDGEKPSPNTVPQPPPPLSSNRSMAVFPEHFSLQQGGHSNTPPGQQRAAIVAAARSEWSSSERDSGEWDVTIGKNNCISLTPRSKKRSLQKEEFLPKSVPHLVPSSSSSSATPLSTSHPALSRAPHNLPSHITVSYQTIYNGTIVQGHDCTDNRDRGLEVKKVKRDLGEQQYLDENANQNGSLVTCTSQSCTTLPQSECPGLNQTPSQRSITQSMPDTKLLTSNTSDTQTSSDLPETNQAQQSVESLIQELLEQAPGEPPVTGDPNSQGISIEAFTQELSELEDRVKERSRAAHQQEEAAGQSPATEGQEEQQSTSALERKRTNDAKGEGAVLGLGSPTPLNQPTSQPYTGPFMVVLFAKLENMLQNSLYVNVLLTGIVAQLACYPQPLLRSFLLNTSMVFQPSVKSLIQVLGSVKNRIEAFAASHEDFPVMLKKAQQYLVARGKVDWSDSPGAVPPLRRSDSLVKSRKPSLGELILRHTHSPTRARHAAQLAFAHVKDSGQSLHSALFRGAGGGPASLEKQAEALRVKNAVYCAVIFCEFLKELAALAQEHAVTLPFPHSQEAEE is encoded by the exons CCGTGCCACCCATGGGTCCAATCCTGGAGCTCGTGGTCACCAAGGATGTTCTCGAGTGCCTGGTTCAGTGGCACCTCCGCCGAGGCCTGGATCCAGACAGTCAAGGGGCGCTGCTGAAACTGTTTGAGATGCTCATCGGCCAGTcccagcagcatctgctgcagtACGCAGCGGTCCTGCACCCCCTGTTGAGGCTTCTGGGAGCTTGTGCTGACCCGGAGCTCGGTTGTCCTTCAGCACTTGAGAACAGCTTAGTACTACTCCTCAACCAG GTGTGTGTCTCCATGGCTCGCCAACCTGTGGTTCTGGAGATGTTGTTCCAGGTGGCACTGGCTCAGCAGGGCTCCACCAATCTTCTGATCTTCTCCCTGCTGGTGCCATTCATCCACCGGGATGGCGCTATTGGACAACAGGCCCGAGACGCCCTGCTGCTGGTCATGGCGGCCTCAGCCAGCCACGAGGCGGTGGCGCGCTACATTGCTGAGAACTCGTACTTCTGCCCG GTGTTGGCAACGGGCCTCAGTGCTCTGTACTCCTCTCTGCCCAGGAAGATTGAAGTCCGAGGAGACGACTGGCACGCCCTCCGGCGGGAGGACTGGATGGTCGTCTCGTCGCTCGTTCTGTTCATGAACTCGCTGGAGTTCTGTAACGCAGTGGTGCAGGTTGCTCATCCCCTGGTCCGCTCTCAGCTGCTGGACTACCTCCACAATGGCTTCCTCGTACCCGTCATGGGTCCCGCGCTCCACAAG tcCTCGGTGGATGAGATGATCGCCAGCACCGCCTATCTTGACCTCTTTCTGCGCAGTGTGTCAGAGACGTCTCTCCTGAAAACCTTCCTGCGCTTCATCCTGCTGCATCGTCACGACAATGACACCATCCTGGACACACTGCTCACACGCATCAGCAGCAATTCAAGG CTCTGCATGGTATCGTTGAGTCTCTTCAGGACTCTTCTCTCCCTGAACTGTGAAGACATCATGCTGCAACTCATTGTCAG GTATCTCCTGCCCTGTACTCATGTAATGCTTAGTCAGCGTCGTGCTATCAGGGAGACCGACATGTATGGAAAGTCAGCAGACAAGTTCCTGTCACTGATTCCACAGTGCTGCCAGCTGAATGCGTCGGCCTCGGCAGATCGGGATGAAGACGGTGTATTCTGGGGAAAAG TTCTGAACAGTACCAGCATGGAATCTCCAGCCCCAGCCCGACCCAGCACCCCCCCTCGCTTGGCCTTCTTCATCCGCCAACAGAGCAGTGGAGGTGGTTTGGGAGGGGGTTCCTCTGCACCTACCAGCTTGGAGCAGCTGCAGTCccatcccccctcccccgacaGTCCGATGCACCAGCACCAGACTCCCACGGAGTATCTGAACTGGGACTCAGGTTACTTGGAGTACCTCAAAGACGCCAGACGTGGCATCGAACTTTGCTCGTGGGCCTGTCGTGACTGGTCAGCGCCCTATGATGGAGAAAAGCCCTCCCCGAACACAGTTCCTCAGCCCCCACCTCCACTTTCCTCCAACCGGTCTATGGCTGTGTTCCCTGAGCACTTCTCTTTACAGCAGGGAGGACACAGTAATACCCCTCCCGGGCAGCAGAGGGCAGccattgttgctgctgcacGATCTGAGTGGAGCAGCTCAGAGCGGGACAGTGGGGAGTGGGATGTTACAATTGGCAAAAACAACTGCATAAGCCTGACGCCGCGGTCTAAGAAACGCAGTCTGCAGAAAGAAGAGTTCCTGCCAAAGTCTGTGCCTCATCTTGTCCCCTCTTCCTCGTCATCTTCAGCCACTCCTTTATCAACGTCTCACCCCGCCTTGTCCCGAGCCCCTCACAATTTGCCTTCTCACATCACTGTGAGCTACCAGACCATATATAACGGAACAATTGTGCAGGGACATGACTGCACAGATAATCGGGACAGAGGACTGGAGGTAAAGAAAGTCAAGAGAGACTTGGGGGAACAGCAATATTTGgatgaaaatgcaaatcaaaacGGATCTCTTGTCACCTGCACCTCTCAGAGCTGCACTACTCTCCCACAGTCAGAATGTCCCGGCCTGAACCAGACTCCATCGCAGCGCTCCATCACCCAATCAATGCCTGACACCAAACTGCTCACCAGCAACACCTCGGACACTCAGACATCCTCAGATCTTCCAGAAACCAACCAGGCACAGCAATCTGTGGAGAGTCtcatccaggagctgctggagcaggcACCAGGAGAACCGCCGGTCACCGGAGACCCAAACAGTCAGGGCATTAGTATTGAGGCCTTCACACAGGAGCTGAGTGAGCTAGAGGACCGAGTGAAGGAGCGCAGTAGAGCGGCCCACCAgcaggaggaagctgctgggCAGTCCCCGGCCACGGAGGGACAGGAAGAGCAACAGTCGACCTCAGCCCTGGAGAGGAAACGGACAAATGACGCAAAGGGAGAAGGGGCTGTGCTCGGCCTCGGCAGTCCTACGCCACTGAACCAGCCTACCTCTCAGCCATACACAG GTCCATTCatggtggttctgtttgctaaGCTGGAGAACATGCTGCAGAACTCGTTGTATGTTAACGTCCTGCTCACAGGCATCGTGGCCCAGCTGGCCTGCTATCCTCAACCGCTCCTACGCTCCTTCCTGCTGAACACCAGCATGGTCTTCCAGCCCAGTGTAAAGTCACTGATCCAG GTCTTAGGCTCCGTGAAGAATCGCATTGAGGCGTTTGCGGCTTCCCATGAAGACTTTCCAGTGATGCTGAAGAAAGCCCAGCAGTACCTGGTGGCCCGAGGCAAAGTGGACTGGTCGGACTCTCCTGGAGCAGTTCCTCCTCTTCGGCGCTCTGATTCTCTAG TGAAGAGTCGTAAGCCATCTCTTGGGGAACTTATCCTTCGCCACACGCACAGCCCGACCCGGGCTCGGCACGCCGCCCAGCTGGCCTTCGCACACGTAAAAGACAGCGGCCAATCGCTGCACAGCGCTCTGTTCAGAGGCGCCGGAGGCGGGCCCGCCAGCCTGGAGAAGCAGGCCGAGGCACTGAGAGTGAAGAATGCCGTCTACTGTGCTGTCATCTTCTGCGAGTTCCTCAAGGAGCTGGCAGCCCTGGCTCAAGAGCACGCGGTCACTCTGCCCTTCCCTCACAGCCAGGAAGCCGAGGAGTAG